The stretch of DNA GCTCACGATTCTCTCGTAACTTAAGTGCATTAATTCGTATATTCGGTTGTGATCATGGCTCAAAACTATATCAATCAGCTCCCGGTGGAGGCATTCTATTTAATCTTCGATAAGTTAAAAATCAGAGATCAGTTTTCTGCCATGCGTACTTGTAAACTATGGTACGATATTCTGAGTAGCAATCGGTACATTCGGAAGCATCAGTTCAACATCTCCGTAGCCAACCTTTGCAGTGACGTTGATATACAGGTTTCTGACAGGATGAAACGCTACCCCGCGTACACGATTTCGGATGCGTTGGTTCCAGCCGAGCGACAAACCTGCTTTTTGGAAGCGCTACAAAAGTTCCTATCCCACGAGGAGGTGATGTTCAACGTTGAGGATCTGAATTTCGAAATGTGCCATTTCTCGCTAGATGATGTGTTTGGAAGCTTGCAGTGCTGGAACTTCCCGAACCTGAGGAAAATTAGCTACAGTGCTTCAGTAAGAGTTAACCGCGTTGAAATTTCCCACAGCCTTGTAAAGGCACCGAATTTGACAAAGCTACAGTTGGAAGACATGGGCCTGACGATAAGCCCATTCCTGCAGATGTTTAGCACCCAGATCGAGGAGCTTGATGTGAAGTTCCAGGACCAACAATTGTTGTTCAGTATAATTGGGTCCGGCACATTTACAAATCTACACAGCCTGACGCTCAGTACTGCGAGTGGTTTCCATTTTGCTAGACCTTACGGACCCTACGATTCTCACGACAGATATCTTCAAATCTTCGCTcaattgaaatatttgaaaatatgtgacgACGATAGCTCGTTCTGTGCAACTTACAAAGATATTTTCCAAGTCGCTAAAAATTTAGAGACATTGATAGTCCACGGAACCGCCATGCGTGATGACTCCTTCAACGCAATAGGTGATCTCAAAAAGCTAAAGGAGCTATGCTTGCGTGTTGACATACACAGCCACAGGTCGGTTAACAAGTTATCGCTGCCACTACTTGAAAAGATGTCAACATACGTTGATTCATTTGTGCCGTTTGAAAGTGCCCCGAAACTGAAACGGTTGTGCATTGAGAACGAATACATTTTCAAAGTGAGTGCAAGATCGGTTGCCGCGAACTCAAATCTAATAAGATATTTGCGTATCATTAATCAACAATTGGAGGAATTGCATCTTAAGGAGATGGTTTTGGAAAATCCTCTAATCAATCAGATTTGCGCATTGAAGAAGTTAACAACGCTGAAGCTGACCGCGGTCAATGTGGTGAGTAATTTTACATTACAtaaaaaactgtgttttctgattctattttcattctatttttacAAACAGAAAGAGGCGCCAATCTACAGAATTCTATCCGAACTGCCGCAGCTTGAATACTGCCGCTTCAGGAACTGTAATGTGGAGACGAGAGTTTCGTTTGACAATGTATTTGGCCGTGCGCGTGAGGAGAATGCCGAGGACAAAGAGAATATGGACTTGTTCAAGAAGTTGGAGCTTATGTACCCACATTGTCTCATTGAAAGCGATACGTTTGACCTCAGCAGAGACATTCCAGATCTATTCTGCGCTATAACGGGCCTGCGACCCGAGCTCAGTTCTGTGGAAAATTTCTCCTCGCGATCAAACATAAGTGATATTTTGAGATCGTTTTGATAATATGTATCAAAAAACCGTAGTGGAGTATAGGAGAAAAGAGATGATCATAAGTGAAATTAATACATTGATGTAAATATTTATTCGTAGGCGACAAAgtttataaattaaataaaccACACAAAAAAGACAGAACTGTgcatgaaatattgaaaaattcaattgaaaatatCGTCCTGGACGATGGTattttaaaactcatttttgaaCGTAACTTCACAATGATTGCATTGTTATAGATTGTTAGTGATTGTGATTGGGAGTGAGCTGATGACCATACTGTGCATTTCCAATCACAGACTTGATTGCGATGGCAcagtattttcttttttttaacacCCTCCGCTATCCCCCACACCAAAGAGCTCGAATGAGCCTCCTGGTAGTGGACACAACTATCTCAGCTCGAACTGTGCAGCAAAAAACTAatatgtaacaaaaaaaaaatctaatctatatctatcttatatataaaattctcgtgttcgtggtcgaactcttctgaaacggctcgaccaattttaatgaaatcatactcaaaaaacttggtaggcatgagaataggtcgtaaactatatatgatacagcTAGGATAGCGATCACTGTATATTTAATACCAACTTGGGTGAGCCTAtggaagaatttttttctgaattttttttttgtattttttgcataaatttggttTGAAAATCGTTTGGTttatataaccaattttcacccctatctcctatttttaatcacgatatttatattttttatacaaacAATATCAAAAACAGgacgattttttttacattgttgAAAGCCAGATGCcacttcgtcctcttcatcAAGCTTTCACTTGATGCTTTCACTTCATCAAGCTAATTTCACATACGCAACTAACCTCAATTCGACTAAAGCTAGGTgcatcgccggcgagctggaaacctttttggatgagcacaatgaattattgaaattattctgaACACACACATGCTCGGAATGCGAAGTAACAGTCTCGCTATTGtagtcaatcctgataaaataaAACGGCTGGAGGACACGTGTGTAGATCTAATGCGCTACAGTTACTTCAATCATTATAAACATCATTACTccttttgaattaatattttcaaacatgaGGTTGTAGGAGACGAATCAAACAAGAGAGTGTGATTAttatgtgtgtcgtttgatgaattgaCGCAGTCAGGACAATGTCTTGAGGTGTGCCAATAATCTAGCAAAATCTAGCCCTCCTTCAGCAAAATCCAGCCCTTCTTCAGCCGAAAGATCCGCCATCTctctcaatggtgtgatccaccaaggACTCTACGGAAAAAATTAAGATAGTCCCTAATTTGTGTTCTTTAATAGGAAACCACATTCACAAAATGTTTCTGATAATGATTTAATATTATGAATAAAGTTTTGGCGGAAATTCAAAGAGATTTATAGAAGAAATTTTAAGTTAGgactgtcttctaagtattcaaacaacttagagtaatgattttcaatcaaattttagcaatttagaaTTGCTTTCGAGCCTGCTGATCTGATCGAGAGTATATTAACAAATTGCGAATATGAAAACGTattaattattttgatgtttattttgcgCCAAGTCAAGATTGCCACATTTTATAGCACGAATGAATTGAGGTCGATCGGATTCCAGAATGCAAAAGACGAATCGTTCGATCCGATCCAGATTCAAAGCAATCGTATTCCAAAATATTGgtgactgttcgatattgttaccacaaacatggttcataGCCTACGTGGTGATCTAAATCTTGTATCACCATGCATTgcagatggaaaatgtacaaGGCGTTTTCCAAAAAGCATGAACGGGACTCAGCACACTATCAATACATaagtattttttattgaacatatatatatatatatatatatatatatatatatatatatatatatatatatatatatatatatatatatatatatatatatatatatatatatatatattaggctgtcaaaaaagtcctacggtatttccgcgaggtgtcgttgtaagcgcgtagttctagttgtattcattgtatcgagtcatactatagattgttggaaaggtatttttgcgcgctgtaatatagtccttgacagtgttttgtttggttaagtcgttcgtgagttattgtgtcgcaaatatggagcaaaataaagagaaaatccgacatattttacagtactactatgacaaaggcaaaaatgcatctcaagctgccaataaaatttgtgcagtttatggacccgatagtttccatttccaccgcacaacgatggtttcaacgttttcgttctggtgtagaggtcgtcgaagatgcgccacgctccggaaggcctgtcgtcgaaaattgcgaaaaaaatcgctgaattagccgagaccggcatagtagcagccgtagcatcggccaagagctggggataagtcatcaaaccgttattaaccatttgaagaagcttggattcacaaagaagctcgatgtatgggtgccacacacctTGAcgcaaaaacatctttgaccgtatcgacgcatgtgaatcgctgctgaatcgcaacaaaatcgacccgtttctgaagcggatggtgactggcgatgaaaagtgggtcacttacgacaacgtgaagtgcaaacggtcgtggtcgaaggccgctgaagcggctcagacggtggccaagccctcattagcGGCCAGGAAGATTCTGCTGtgcgtttggtgggattgtcaaggaataatctattatgagttgcttccctatggccaaacgctcaattcggacttctttgataaacagaggccgcatggtcttccatcaggaaaacgccaggccacacacttcttcggtgacgcgccagaagctccgggagctcggatgggaggctcttttgcatccgccgtatagtccggaccttgcaccaagtgactaccacctgtttttgtccatggcgaacgagctaggtagtcagaagttagccacaaaagaggcctgtgaaaattggctatccgagttttttgccaataaggaagtgagcttctataacaggggtattatgaagttggcatctcgttgagaacaagtcatcgaacaaaacggcgcatatttgacttaaaacagatgattgtaactaattttatgaacaaatgaaaattcaaaaaaaataccgcaggacttttttgacagcctaatatgtgtatggaacgaacgaacttgacttggagaacacatatatttttttgcaatccactCAGTATCGGtattgaatgaaatgatttgactaataataCAGTACAACAGTTttattgtagataaatattgTAATGAAACAgacaatgtactaaaaactagaaaataaaataagtaaaaaaaactttttaagttaaacggttccattgtgattaaacataataatgtactaaaagctagtaaataattaggcaagtagcagttagcagttatcacacctctccttcattagtctaggacaTTTATAACACCAAAATAAACACGttgggcacgttggatttccattatccacaagtAGCGaattcatcatatgtcccacgtcccaattttttttacttattttatactTTTACTCTAAGAAAACACAAATTTGACCCTTCAGCAGACGAAAAAGCAGTTTTTCTgctgaagatgaaatgttttctgcgaaCGCTAGTTTAGGTGTAGGATTTCGTTATTTCGCcagaaaatccattttcaccttcaaacaaagatcaattctgCAAGCGCAAATAgggaatggactaacaacgcttatcattatgtaattttcgaacatatgggtattcaattttccgaacttTCCGACCTTCTTTtagaatttttcagaaaaatttccGACtattctctccactatattgatctatggaCAGAGAAATACAACAAAAGAAAGACGgttcaaatcggactattccttctTCGGGGTCTGCGCTTAGCAACATATttgaccttccatttttattcatatagatcaggggtggccaaacttttgggtaTTACGGGCGACTATTTGCgcaaatgttaggctgcggtctaccaaaCGTTGACTGTTTAAAAAAGTCATTGGAAAATGAATgcagtacagtaatttacatttttataggaggcgatttggcgtagtggtaacatccatgcctctcacgctaaaggtcacgagttcaattctcactcccgacattcttccaaaaatggaagtaaaaagtgacgaaccagccaaatgagttgaaaatcactataatacagataaaaaaaaaatttacatttaatgcgtcATGCGGAgaaaccactcagtgtcgcattggaggcgattttgacctgtaatcgGACATTTCCGATGCgagtgatacagtgtcgacgtctggtggccactttcaatgtggggccataatttgggccccgaactcgatgtttacaaaaatgtccaattagaggtaaaaatgtccaattaaacgtatcACATTACAGGCCTGTCCAATTagcaaaatgtcgcattaaacgtaaattactgtactagacaataaaacaaagtttCAATTCTCTTGTACTCGCGCGTAACTCgtataactcgtatactcgtgcacggtgtcacagaccgtgcgcgttttaataatttaagacaatatgttttgtatttttaggcgttatttgtatttatttgaagtaaaCAAATACAGTGATTCATCTCTAACTGGACATACAAAggtaccactcagtgtcgcattagaggcgatgGTGACTTGTAATTGGAcatcaaatacaaatacaacacGATTTGAAAAACAAGTAAAAATAGGGAAATTATTGAAACTCTAACGCATAATCATTaaaaaagtgtgcaaaatacatGATCTAGTGAAATGGTTGgaaaatggttgaaaacactcctaaaaatGTATCGTGTTGTAGAAACTTGCGCAAAGAATGTTTACAATAAGTGTCCAATTAGATGATTAAATATCCAACTATCCCTgttgcattacaggtctgtccaataagctagatgtccaattagaggagaATCAttgtataattgaatgaaaaaaaaaccaaaaaatatattttttttttgacgtaggactacgtctttcctttctataccggggtgtaaaatcaaagtttcgaaaacgaaagcgttacgccggagaccgagattttgagcgttaatagctcttaaacaattgaacgaaatggtatgataaacacttcattcgaaagataaaatgtctacgcgttatatacttgttactttttcatccaaaaacttgtttcaatagccttaaaattgctttcaaaacaggctattgaaatctccaatcggtatataagcgagcgccgctctgaaacccactcagttataattgaacagcgattggagcatgttgtcgctgttgtggtgaagctaacttcgtttatcttgaaagcgctgatgaacggtgtcaccgagatcctgtttgtgcaccttaggccagaagggaatccatcaggaggagagaaacgaataacatcgaagtaagtatacagtaagcttatataataaagagggtggggtttacattctatacttttatggcttataatatggtgcttcctttgctttcgttcatttcttactctactctcgcaccgtgaggactcgtttgtttgggaccaagcagacagctcgttagtctttcggtggtaaggcaccacgaaagcagctcggataagcgcaccagccgcatcgctatcgaccgggaactttgcgtgaaattcgtcgctatcagaagtcgaccgaattgctgatccgcaagctacctttgcagcatttgattcgtgaaattgctcaggacttcaaaaccgacttgcgcttccaaagttccgcggttatgacgctgcaggaggcctattcgaagataccaatttgtgtgctatcccacaaaacgcgtcacaccatgcccaaggacattcagctggcctgtcgaatccaaggagagcgtgctatattagcttagcatataatcaaatttgatggattagagttcagaaaagttgtttgcaggccaaactgaaaggagtattttcgtttggatgccattcagcatcgagaaaattccggaaagatctaatcgttgctgaataataatctgccagttccccgggaattgaaaaatacattcatgcgagtttattttaatgttttatatccatataatactgcgaccacatacatttggttttgtgatttgtcaatcaagagcagttagcaggaaagcttctgaagattattcttcagaacaaggttttttgtatccaatattggatgcataaaaccttgagcttccaacataacgctctcgttttcgaagtcccccaaatattcatttattcattcatt from Toxorhynchites rutilus septentrionalis strain SRP chromosome 3, ASM2978413v1, whole genome shotgun sequence encodes:
- the LOC129779982 gene encoding uncharacterized protein LOC129779982: MAQNYINQLPVEAFYLIFDKLKIRDQFSAMRTCKLWYDILSSNRYIRKHQFNISVANLCSDVDIQVSDRMKRYPAYTISDALVPAERQTCFLEALQKFLSHEEVMFNVEDLNFEMCHFSLDDVFGSLQCWNFPNLRKISYSASVRVNRVEISHSLVKAPNLTKLQLEDMGLTISPFLQMFSTQIEELDVKFQDQQLLFSIIGSGTFTNLHSLTLSTASGFHFARPYGPYDSHDRYLQIFAQLKYLKICDDDSSFCATYKDIFQVAKNLETLIVHGTAMRDDSFNAIGDLKKLKELCLRVDIHSHRSVNKLSLPLLEKMSTYVDSFVPFESAPKLKRLCIENEYIFKVSARSVAANSNLIRYLRIINQQLEELHLKEMVLENPLINQICALKKLTTLKLTAVNVKEAPIYRILSELPQLEYCRFRNCNVETRVSFDNVFGRAREENAEDKENMDLFKKLELMYPHCLIESDTFDLSRDIPDLFCAITGLRPELSSVENFSSRSNISDILRSF